One window of the Klebsiella sp. WP3-W18-ESBL-02 genome contains the following:
- a CDS encoding YbaY family lipoprotein codes for MKLVPILSGLAVALTLAGCAQTHQQSQNQSPAPEAAAQAAAITGPNVSGTVWIRQKVALPPDAVLTVTLSDASLADAPSRVLSQKVTRTEGKQAPFSFVLPYNPADIQPNARILLSAAVTQNGKLLFITDTIQEVINHGGTKADVTLVPVQQTAVPVQDTAPVQVP; via the coding sequence ATGAAACTCGTGCCGATCTTAAGTGGTTTGGCGGTTGCACTGACCCTCGCGGGCTGTGCCCAGACTCACCAGCAAAGTCAGAATCAGTCACCTGCGCCAGAAGCAGCAGCCCAGGCCGCGGCAATCACGGGGCCGAACGTCTCCGGTACCGTATGGATTCGCCAGAAAGTGGCGCTGCCGCCGGATGCGGTTCTGACGGTCACCTTGTCCGATGCTTCACTGGCTGATGCGCCGTCTCGCGTACTGTCGCAGAAAGTCACGCGTACGGAAGGTAAGCAGGCGCCGTTTAGCTTCGTTCTGCCGTACAACCCGGCCGACATTCAGCCGAACGCGCGCATTCTGTTAAGCGCCGCGGTGACGCAAAACGGCAAGCTGCTGTTTATCACCGATACCATCCAGGAAGTTATCAACCACGGCGGCACTAAAGCCGATGTGACGCTGGTTCCGGTACAGCAAACTGCGGTGCCGGTGCAGGACACCGCCCCGGTTCAGGTCCCGTAA
- a CDS encoding Lrp/AsnC family transcriptional regulator has translation MLDKIDRKLLSLLQNDCTLSLQALADAVNLTTTPCWKRLKRLEDDGVLLGRVALLDAEKLGLGLTAFVLIKTQHHSSDWYSLFVSEVTQMPEVLGFWRMAGEYDYLMRVQVADMKRYDDFYKSLVNRVPGLSDVTSSFAMEQIKYTTALPIE, from the coding sequence ATGTTAGATAAAATTGACCGCAAGCTGCTGTCCCTGCTGCAAAATGACTGCACGCTCTCTTTGCAGGCGTTAGCGGATGCCGTTAATCTGACCACCACGCCGTGCTGGAAACGGCTAAAACGGCTGGAAGATGACGGCGTGCTGCTCGGGCGCGTGGCGCTCCTCGACGCGGAAAAGCTCGGATTAGGGCTGACGGCGTTTGTGCTGATTAAAACCCAGCACCACAGCAGTGACTGGTACAGCCTGTTTGTCAGCGAAGTGACGCAAATGCCTGAAGTGCTTGGCTTCTGGCGCATGGCCGGGGAATATGATTACCTGATGCGCGTGCAGGTTGCGGACATGAAACGCTACGATGATTTTTATAAAAGCCTGGTGAATCGCGTCCCCGGACTGTCGGACGTCACCTCAAGCTTTGCGATGGAACAGATTAAATACACCACAGCGCTTCCCATCGAATAA
- the glnK gene encoding P-II family nitrogen regulator, whose product MKLVTVVIKPFKLEDVREALSSIGIQGLTVTEVKGFGRQKGHAELYRGAEYSVNFLPKVKIDVAIADDQLDEVVDVISKAAYTGKIGDGKIFVAELQRVIRIRTGEADEAAL is encoded by the coding sequence ATGAAGCTGGTTACCGTGGTAATCAAACCATTCAAACTCGAAGACGTTCGCGAAGCGCTGTCTTCAATTGGCATTCAGGGCTTAACGGTGACGGAAGTGAAAGGCTTCGGTCGTCAGAAGGGTCATGCAGAGCTTTACCGCGGTGCGGAGTACAGCGTCAACTTCCTGCCCAAAGTAAAGATTGATGTGGCGATCGCCGACGATCAACTTGATGAAGTCGTTGATGTGATCAGCAAAGCCGCTTACACCGGAAAAATTGGCGACGGTAAGATTTTTGTCGCCGAACTGCAGCGCGTGATCCGTATTCGTACCGGCGAAGCCGACGAAGCGGCGCTGTAA
- a CDS encoding SmdB family multidrug efflux ABC transporter permease/ATP-binding protein — MRSFGQLWPTLKRLLAYGSPWRRPLSIAVVMLWIAAAAEVSGPLLISYFIDNMVAKDILPLGKVAGLAAAYVGLQLLAATLHYSQSLLFNRAAVGVVQQLRSDVMDAALRQPLGEFDTQPVGQLISRVTNDTEVIRDLYVTVVATVLRSAALIGAMLVAMFSLDWRMALVAIAIFPAVLTVMVIYQRYSTPIVRRVRAYLADINDGFNEVINGMSVIQQFRQQVRFGERIGEVSRSHYLARMQTLRLDGFLLRPLLSLFSSLILCGLLMLFGFSTQGSIEVGVLYAFISYLGRLNEPLIELTTQQSMLQQAVVAGERVFELMDRPRQQYGDDIAPLTSGDIDIDNVSFAYRDDKMVLQNISLSIPARSFVALVGHTGSGKSTLASLLMGYYPPNSGEIRLGGRPLPSLSHQVLRQGIAVVQQDPVVLADSFFANVTLGRDISEAQVWQVLETVQLASLAREMSDGIYTHLGEQGNNLSVGQKQLLALARVLVDIPQVLILDEATANIDSGTERAIQQALAAVRQHTTLVVIAHRLSTIVEADTIMVLHRGQAVEQGTHQQLLEAKGRYWQMYQLQLAGEELAASGQDDALTA; from the coding sequence ATGCGTAGTTTCGGACAACTGTGGCCTACGTTAAAGCGGCTGCTGGCCTACGGTTCGCCGTGGCGCAGGCCGCTGTCGATTGCGGTCGTCATGTTATGGATCGCCGCCGCCGCGGAGGTGAGCGGACCGTTGTTGATAAGCTACTTTATCGACAACATGGTGGCGAAGGATATTCTGCCCTTGGGCAAGGTGGCCGGGCTGGCGGCGGCCTACGTCGGCCTTCAGCTGCTGGCGGCCACGCTGCACTATAGCCAGTCGCTGCTGTTCAACCGCGCGGCGGTCGGCGTGGTGCAACAGCTGCGCAGCGACGTCATGGATGCGGCGCTGCGACAGCCCCTGGGCGAGTTTGATACTCAGCCGGTCGGCCAACTGATTTCGCGGGTCACCAACGACACTGAAGTGATCCGTGACCTGTACGTGACCGTCGTCGCTACGGTGCTGCGCAGCGCGGCGCTGATTGGTGCCATGCTGGTGGCGATGTTTAGCCTTGACTGGCGCATGGCGCTGGTGGCGATCGCTATCTTCCCGGCAGTATTGACGGTGATGGTGATTTACCAGCGTTACAGCACGCCGATCGTGCGCCGCGTGCGCGCCTATCTGGCCGATATTAACGATGGCTTTAATGAAGTGATCAACGGCATGAGCGTGATCCAGCAGTTCCGTCAGCAGGTGCGCTTTGGCGAACGTATCGGCGAGGTTAGCCGCTCGCACTATCTGGCGCGGATGCAAACCCTGCGGCTGGACGGTTTCTTGCTGCGGCCGCTGCTCAGTCTGTTCTCCTCCCTGATTCTGTGCGGGCTGCTGATGCTGTTTGGCTTTAGCACGCAGGGCTCCATCGAGGTGGGTGTTCTGTACGCATTTATCAGCTACCTTGGGCGGCTCAATGAGCCGTTGATCGAGCTGACGACCCAGCAGTCGATGCTGCAACAGGCGGTGGTTGCCGGCGAGCGCGTCTTTGAATTAATGGATCGCCCACGCCAGCAGTACGGCGACGATATTGCTCCACTCACCAGCGGCGATATTGATATTGATAATGTGTCGTTCGCCTATCGCGATGACAAAATGGTGCTGCAAAATATCTCTCTGTCGATTCCGGCGCGCAGCTTCGTTGCGCTGGTCGGGCATACCGGCAGCGGGAAGAGCACGCTGGCCAGCCTGCTGATGGGCTACTACCCGCCAAATAGCGGCGAAATTCGCCTTGGCGGTCGTCCGCTGCCCAGCCTCAGTCACCAGGTGCTGCGTCAGGGCATCGCCGTGGTGCAGCAGGATCCTGTCGTGCTGGCGGACTCCTTTTTTGCCAACGTTACGCTGGGGCGCGACATCAGCGAAGCGCAGGTCTGGCAGGTGCTGGAAACGGTGCAGCTGGCCTCGTTGGCGCGTGAAATGAGCGACGGCATCTATACCCATCTGGGCGAGCAGGGCAACAACCTGTCGGTTGGTCAGAAGCAGCTGTTGGCGCTGGCCCGCGTGTTGGTTGATATCCCGCAGGTGCTGATTCTTGATGAGGCCACCGCCAATATCGACTCCGGCACCGAGCGCGCGATTCAGCAGGCGCTGGCCGCAGTGCGCCAGCACACGACGCTGGTGGTGATTGCCCACCGGCTGTCGACCATCGTTGAGGCAGACACCATTATGGTGCTGCACCGTGGTCAGGCGGTAGAGCAGGGGACCCATCAGCAACTGCTTGAAGCCAAAGGGCGTTACTGGCAGATGTATCAACTCCAGTTGGCAGGTGAAGAGTTGGCGGCGTCGGGTCAGGATGACGCGCTGACCGCGTGA
- a CDS encoding SmdA family multidrug ABC transporter permease/ATP-binding protein translates to MRLFAQLSWYFRREWRRYLGAVALLIIIAILQLIPPKVVGIVVDGVTQRHFSAGTVMMWIGTMVLIAVVVYLLRYVWRVLLFGASYQLAVELREDFYRQLSRQHPEFYLRHRTGDLMARATNDVDRVVFAAGEGVLTLVDSLVMGCAVLIVMSTQLSWQLTLLALVPMPIMALVIHRYGNLLHERFKVAQAAFSSLNDRTQESLTSIRMIKAFGLEDRQSAQFAADAADTGVKNMRVARIDARFDPTIYIAIGMANLLAIAGGSWMVMQGELTLGQLTSFMMYLGLMIWPMLALAWMFNIVERGSAAYSRIRTLLAEAPVVNDGFQPVPAGRGALELAIHRFYYPQTDKPALEEVNVTLRPGNMLGICGPTGAGKSTLLSLIQRHFDVSEGDICFHDIPLRQLQLDAWRGRLAVVIQTPFLFSDTVANNIALGCPSATQEEIERAAKLACVHEDILRLPQGYDTEVGERGVMLSGGQKQRISIARALLLDAEILILDDSLSAVDGRTEHQILHNLRQWGEGRTVIISAHRLSALTDASEIIVMQHGHIVQRGQHEQLAAQAGWYRDMYRYQQLEAALNDAPEEEKPEVADA, encoded by the coding sequence GTGCGATTATTTGCTCAACTTAGCTGGTACTTCCGTCGGGAATGGCGTCGCTATCTCGGCGCCGTGGCCCTGCTAATCATTATTGCCATTCTGCAGCTGATCCCGCCGAAAGTGGTGGGCATCGTGGTGGACGGCGTGACGCAACGCCACTTCAGCGCCGGGACGGTGATGATGTGGATAGGCACTATGGTCCTGATTGCCGTGGTGGTTTACCTGCTGCGTTACGTCTGGCGCGTGCTGCTGTTTGGCGCCTCTTACCAGCTGGCCGTTGAGCTGCGTGAAGATTTTTACCGCCAGCTGAGCCGCCAGCATCCGGAGTTTTATCTGCGCCACCGTACCGGCGACCTGATGGCCCGCGCGACGAACGACGTTGACCGCGTGGTCTTCGCCGCCGGGGAAGGGGTGCTGACGCTGGTGGACTCGCTGGTAATGGGCTGCGCGGTGCTGATTGTCATGTCGACCCAATTGAGCTGGCAGCTGACGCTACTGGCGCTGGTGCCGATGCCTATTATGGCGCTGGTTATCCACCGCTATGGCAATCTGCTCCATGAACGCTTCAAAGTGGCGCAGGCAGCGTTTTCCAGCCTGAATGACCGTACCCAGGAGAGCCTGACGAGTATCCGCATGATTAAGGCCTTTGGTCTTGAGGATCGCCAGTCCGCGCAGTTTGCGGCCGACGCGGCAGATACCGGGGTGAAGAATATGCGCGTGGCGCGCATCGACGCCCGCTTTGATCCGACGATTTATATCGCCATCGGCATGGCGAACCTGCTGGCGATTGCCGGCGGTAGCTGGATGGTGATGCAGGGGGAGCTGACCCTTGGTCAGTTGACCAGCTTTATGATGTACCTTGGCCTGATGATTTGGCCAATGCTGGCGCTGGCGTGGATGTTTAACATCGTTGAGCGCGGCAGTGCCGCCTATAGCCGCATCCGTACTCTGCTGGCGGAGGCACCGGTAGTGAACGATGGTTTTCAGCCGGTGCCAGCGGGGCGCGGGGCGCTTGAGCTGGCAATTCATCGTTTTTACTACCCGCAAACCGACAAACCGGCGCTGGAAGAGGTTAACGTCACGCTGCGGCCGGGCAATATGCTGGGAATATGCGGGCCGACGGGGGCGGGGAAATCGACCCTATTGTCGCTTATTCAGCGCCATTTCGACGTCAGCGAAGGCGACATCTGCTTCCATGATATCCCGCTGCGTCAGCTCCAGCTGGATGCCTGGCGCGGACGGCTGGCGGTCGTTATCCAGACGCCGTTCCTGTTTTCTGACACTGTAGCCAACAACATTGCGCTAGGGTGCCCCAGCGCAACGCAGGAAGAGATTGAACGTGCGGCGAAGCTTGCCTGCGTGCATGAGGATATCCTGCGTCTGCCGCAGGGCTATGACACGGAAGTGGGTGAGCGCGGCGTGATGCTCTCCGGCGGGCAGAAACAGCGTATTTCCATCGCACGTGCGCTGCTGCTGGATGCGGAAATCCTGATCCTCGACGATTCGCTGTCGGCGGTTGACGGCCGTACCGAGCATCAAATTTTGCATAATCTGCGCCAGTGGGGCGAAGGGCGGACGGTCATTATCAGCGCCCACCGCCTCTCGGCATTGACCGACGCCAGTGAAATTATCGTGATGCAGCACGGGCATATCGTGCAGCGCGGGCAGCATGAGCAACTGGCGGCGCAGGCAGGCTGGTATCGCGACATGTACCGCTATCAACAGCTGGAAGCCGCGCTGAATGACGCGCCGGAAGAAGAAAAGCCGGAGGTGGCAGATGCGTAG
- the tesB gene encoding acyl-CoA thioesterase II, which translates to MSQALSNLLTLLNLEKIEEGLFRGQSEDLGLRQVFGGQVVGQALYAAKETVPSDRLVHSFHSYFLRPGDSQKPIVYDVEVLRDGNSFSARRVAAIQNGKPIFYMTASFQAPEPGYEHQKTMPAAPSPEGLPSETDIARSLAHLLPPQAKEKFLCDKPLEIRPVEFHNPLKGHVAEPRRQVWIRANGAVPDSLHIHQYLLGYASDFNFLPVALQPHGVGFLEPGMQVATIDHSMWFHRPFNMNEWLLYSVESTSASSARGFVRGEFYTQDGVLVASTVQEGVMRNRG; encoded by the coding sequence ATGAGCCAGGCGCTATCGAATCTGCTGACGTTATTAAATCTGGAAAAAATTGAAGAAGGGCTGTTCCGCGGACAGAGCGAAGATCTTGGCCTGCGTCAGGTCTTTGGCGGACAGGTTGTCGGCCAGGCGCTGTATGCGGCAAAAGAGACTGTCCCCAGCGACCGTCTGGTGCATTCATTCCACAGCTACTTCCTGCGTCCCGGAGACAGTCAGAAGCCGATTGTTTACGACGTTGAAGTGCTGCGCGACGGCAACAGCTTTAGCGCGCGCCGCGTAGCGGCTATTCAGAACGGCAAACCGATCTTCTACATGACCGCATCATTCCAGGCACCTGAGCCGGGCTATGAACACCAGAAGACCATGCCGGCCGCACCGTCGCCGGAAGGTCTGCCGTCGGAAACCGACATCGCCCGTTCGCTGGCGCATCTGCTGCCGCCGCAGGCGAAAGAAAAGTTTCTCTGTGATAAACCGTTAGAAATTCGCCCGGTCGAATTCCATAACCCGCTGAAAGGCCATGTCGCCGAACCGCGCCGCCAGGTCTGGATCCGCGCCAACGGCGCCGTGCCAGACTCGCTGCATATTCACCAGTACCTGTTGGGCTATGCTTCCGACTTTAATTTCCTGCCGGTGGCGCTACAGCCGCACGGCGTCGGCTTCCTGGAGCCGGGCATGCAGGTAGCGACCATCGATCATTCCATGTGGTTCCACCGCCCGTTCAATATGAACGAATGGCTGCTGTACAGCGTGGAAAGCACATCGGCCTCCAGCGCGCGTGGTTTTGTGCGCGGCGAATTCTACACCCAGGACGGCGTGCTGGTCGCCTCTACGGTGCAGGAAGGCGTGATGCGTAACCGCGGCTAG
- a CDS encoding YczE/YyaS/YitT family protein translates to MLRRLIQLYIGLILYGVSTAVYVRANLGADPWNVFHLGVAGLASLDIGLVMILTGAAVLLLWIPLRQRPGLGTISNVIVLGLAADATLSILPPLESLWLRSALLLLAVVLNALATGMYIGAGFGAGPRDGLMTGIHARTGWPIRRIRTTIEISVLLIGVLLGGAFGIGTVLYALAIGPLIQICLPWFQLPRVAQRKPLKAELPS, encoded by the coding sequence ATGTTACGCCGACTGATTCAACTTTATATTGGGTTAATACTCTACGGCGTTTCAACTGCCGTATACGTCCGCGCCAACCTGGGTGCCGATCCTTGGAACGTATTTCACCTTGGGGTGGCCGGGCTTGCGTCTCTGGATATTGGCCTGGTGATGATCCTCACCGGCGCGGCGGTGCTGCTGCTGTGGATCCCGCTGCGTCAGCGGCCGGGGTTGGGCACCATCAGCAACGTTATCGTGCTGGGGCTGGCGGCTGATGCGACGCTGTCGATCCTGCCACCGCTGGAATCGCTGTGGCTGCGCAGCGCGCTTTTGCTGCTGGCGGTGGTGCTAAACGCGCTGGCGACCGGGATGTACATCGGCGCAGGATTCGGCGCTGGCCCCCGCGATGGGCTGATGACCGGCATTCATGCCCGAACCGGCTGGCCGATTCGACGCATTCGTACCACGATTGAAATCTCAGTGCTGCTGATTGGCGTACTGCTGGGCGGCGCGTTTGGTATTGGTACGGTGCTGTACGCGCTGGCAATTGGCCCACTGATTCAAATATGCCTGCCGTGGTTCCAGCTACCGCGCGTCGCTCAGCGCAAACCGCTAAAAGCCGAACTGCCGTCCTGA
- the amtB gene encoding ammonium transporter AmtB encodes MKKTMVKTGLSALALLPGLAMAAPAAVDKADNAFMMICTALVLFMTIPGIALFYGGLIRGKNVLSMLTQVAVTFALVCVLWVVYGYSLAFGTGGSFFGSFDWLMLKNIKITDLMGSFYQYIHVAFQGSFACITVGLIVGALAERIRFSAVLIFVVIWLTLSYIPIAHMVWGGGLLASHGALDFAGGTVVHINAAVAGLVGAYLIGKRVGFGKEAFKPHNLPMVFIGTAILYFGWFGFNAGSASAANEIAGLAFVNTVVATAAAILGWVFGEWALRGKPSLLGACSGAIAGLVGITPACGYIGVGGALILGIIAGLAGLWGVTSLKRWLRVDDPCDVFGVHGVCGIVGCILTGIFASTALGGVGYAEGVTMGHQVLVQLESIAITIVWSGIVAYVGYKVADLTVGLRVPEDQEREGLDVNSHGENAYNA; translated from the coding sequence ATGAAAAAAACAATGGTAAAAACGGGGTTGAGCGCGCTGGCGCTGTTGCCGGGTCTGGCAATGGCGGCACCGGCGGCGGTAGATAAAGCCGATAACGCCTTTATGATGATTTGTACCGCGCTGGTGCTGTTTATGACCATTCCGGGGATTGCGCTGTTCTACGGCGGCCTGATTCGCGGTAAAAACGTGCTCTCCATGCTGACGCAGGTGGCGGTGACGTTTGCGCTGGTGTGCGTTCTGTGGGTGGTCTACGGCTATTCGCTGGCCTTTGGCACCGGCGGCAGCTTCTTTGGCAGCTTCGACTGGCTGATGCTGAAGAATATCAAAATTACCGATCTGATGGGCTCGTTCTATCAGTACATCCACGTGGCCTTCCAGGGCTCCTTTGCCTGCATTACCGTTGGCCTTATCGTCGGCGCGCTGGCCGAGCGTATCCGCTTCTCTGCGGTGCTGATTTTCGTGGTGATTTGGTTGACGCTTTCTTACATCCCGATTGCCCATATGGTCTGGGGCGGCGGCCTGCTGGCGAGCCACGGCGCGCTCGACTTTGCGGGCGGCACGGTGGTGCACATTAACGCCGCGGTGGCGGGCCTGGTTGGGGCATACCTGATTGGTAAACGCGTGGGCTTCGGCAAAGAAGCGTTTAAACCGCACAACCTGCCGATGGTGTTTATTGGTACGGCGATCCTCTATTTTGGCTGGTTTGGCTTCAACGCGGGCTCCGCGAGCGCAGCCAATGAGATCGCTGGTCTGGCCTTCGTTAACACGGTGGTTGCTACGGCGGCCGCTATCCTCGGCTGGGTCTTCGGCGAATGGGCGCTGCGCGGTAAACCGTCACTGCTGGGTGCCTGCTCCGGTGCCATTGCGGGGCTGGTGGGGATTACCCCAGCTTGCGGCTACATTGGCGTAGGCGGTGCGTTGATTCTGGGTATCATTGCCGGTCTGGCTGGTCTGTGGGGCGTGACCTCGCTGAAACGCTGGCTGCGTGTTGATGACCCGTGTGACGTCTTCGGCGTACATGGTGTGTGCGGCATCGTTGGCTGTATTCTGACCGGTATCTTTGCTTCTACCGCACTGGGCGGTGTGGGCTACGCAGAAGGCGTCACCATGGGCCATCAGGTGCTGGTACAGCTGGAAAGTATCGCCATCACTATCGTCTGGTCGGGTATTGTGGCTTATGTTGGCTATAAAGTGGCGGATCTGACGGTTGGCCTGCGCGTGCCGGAAGATCAGGAACGTGAAGGTCTGGACGTCAACAGCCACGGCGAAAACGCCTACAACGCCTGA
- a CDS encoding MGMT family protein: MDAFDTFPHRVWQIVASIPQGSVTTYGDVARLAGSPRAARQVGGVLRRLPEGSTLPWHRVVNRHGAISLTGPDLQRQRQALLAEGVQVSGSGQIDMQKYRWRY, encoded by the coding sequence ATGGACGCTTTTGATACTTTTCCCCACCGCGTTTGGCAAATCGTCGCCTCTATTCCGCAAGGCTCTGTGACCACCTACGGTGACGTTGCCAGGCTTGCGGGCTCGCCGCGCGCGGCACGTCAGGTGGGCGGTGTGCTCAGACGACTGCCGGAAGGCTCAACCCTGCCCTGGCATCGGGTGGTGAACCGCCACGGTGCAATCTCACTGACCGGCCCCGATCTCCAGCGCCAGCGTCAGGCGCTACTGGCTGAAGGCGTACAGGTTTCAGGAAGTGGGCAGATTGATATGCAGAAATATCGCTGGCGGTACTAG
- a CDS encoding PLP-dependent aminotransferase family protein, with protein MIRRSATQSLVRLLGQWQESPSSTPLWRQLTDALRLLILDGRLPLGTRLPGEREFASALGVSRTTIASALAQLRDEGYVQSRQGSGSTVTLAGNSHPRALRTNAAPTLDLSTAALAAGAEIHHAYSHALAALPEHLANTGYDQHGLPTLRDAIARRYCARGLPTHADEIMLVNGAVSGLALILRNLTGPGDRVVVETPTYPLAISAIEGASCRPVALPLPEKGWDTDGLAAIIAQTAPRLAYLMPDFQNPTGQCMDSATRQTIADLAARTCTTLVVDETMVDLWYNAPPPPPLAAFNHEAPIITVGSTGKSFWGGLRLGWIRASTTTIAALIQTRDTLDLGSPLLEQLATCWLLENERTLLPERRRLLKARRDMCATLMQEYFPQWKFVLPEGGLSFWVTLPDMMATRFAARAEAVGIHIGVGTRFGLAGGGERNLRIPFTLDDNTLRQAFMTLQPVWTALAGQHSGNKVRKII; from the coding sequence ATGATTCGACGCTCTGCGACCCAATCGTTAGTTCGCCTGCTCGGCCAATGGCAGGAGAGCCCCTCATCCACACCGCTGTGGCGACAGCTCACCGATGCACTGCGGCTGTTGATCCTCGATGGCCGGCTGCCGCTGGGGACCCGTCTGCCTGGCGAACGTGAATTTGCCAGCGCGCTGGGTGTCAGCCGTACCACTATCGCCAGCGCGCTAGCGCAGCTACGCGATGAAGGCTATGTGCAAAGCCGCCAGGGAAGCGGCTCCACGGTAACCCTGGCGGGAAATAGTCATCCGCGGGCGCTGCGTACCAATGCCGCCCCCACGCTGGATCTTTCTACCGCTGCGCTGGCGGCGGGCGCTGAAATTCATCATGCGTACAGCCACGCGTTGGCGGCACTACCGGAACATCTGGCAAATACCGGCTACGATCAGCACGGTCTTCCCACGCTGCGGGATGCCATCGCCCGGCGCTACTGCGCGCGCGGCCTGCCAACACACGCCGACGAAATTATGCTGGTTAACGGCGCGGTCAGCGGGCTGGCGCTGATCCTGCGCAACCTGACAGGACCGGGCGATCGCGTGGTTGTAGAGACCCCGACCTATCCTCTCGCCATTTCCGCCATCGAAGGCGCCTCCTGCCGTCCGGTGGCCCTGCCGCTGCCGGAAAAAGGCTGGGACACCGATGGTCTGGCCGCTATCATCGCCCAAACCGCGCCGCGTCTGGCCTATCTGATGCCCGATTTTCAAAATCCGACCGGCCAATGTATGGACAGCGCGACGCGTCAAACCATTGCCGATCTGGCGGCGCGAACCTGCACGACGCTGGTGGTTGACGAAACGATGGTCGATTTGTGGTACAACGCCCCGCCACCGCCACCGCTGGCGGCCTTCAATCACGAGGCGCCGATTATTACCGTCGGCTCGACCGGCAAAAGCTTCTGGGGCGGCCTGCGGCTGGGGTGGATTCGCGCGTCGACCACAACCATCGCCGCGCTCATTCAGACTCGCGATACGCTGGATTTAGGTTCTCCGCTGCTGGAACAGCTGGCCACCTGCTGGCTGCTGGAAAATGAACGCACCCTGCTGCCCGAAAGGCGCCGCCTGCTGAAAGCCCGTCGTGATATGTGTGCGACGCTGATGCAAGAGTACTTTCCGCAGTGGAAATTTGTGCTGCCGGAGGGAGGGCTATCGTTCTGGGTGACGCTACCGGACATGATGGCCACGCGTTTTGCCGCCCGCGCGGAGGCGGTTGGAATTCATATTGGCGTCGGAACGCGCTTTGGCCTGGCCGGTGGCGGTGAGCGGAACCTGCGTATTCCCTTCACGCTGGATGATAACACCCTGCGGCAAGCGTTTATGACTTTGCAGCCCGTATGGACCGCATTAGCGGGCCAGCACAGCGGGAATAAAGTGCGGAAAATTATTTAA
- a CDS encoding PLP-dependent cysteine synthase family protein, whose translation MNSTWVKNAISEINADYQRSADTHLIRLSLPAFPGIQLYLKDESTHPTGSLKHRLARSLFLYGLCNGWIQEGTTIIESSSGSTAVSEAYFARLLGLPFIAVMPACTAKRKIEQIEFYGGRCHFVNSACEIYAASETLARELNGHYMDQFTYAERATDWRGNNNIADSIFRQMSHEPHPVPSWVVMSAGTGGTSATIGRYIRCQGYETQLMVVDPENSVFLDYWQNRDASLRGSIGSKIEGIGRPRVEPSFIPDVVDNMLRVPDAASVATAHWLETQLGRKVGASTGTNMWGALQLAAQMRTEGKSGSIVTLLCDSGERYLDTYYNAQWVANNIGDTTPWRREIEQLLGQ comes from the coding sequence ATGAACAGCACCTGGGTCAAAAATGCGATAAGCGAAATTAACGCCGACTATCAACGCAGCGCCGATACGCACCTGATTCGTTTGTCGCTGCCCGCGTTCCCCGGCATTCAGCTGTACCTGAAAGACGAAAGCACCCACCCAACGGGTAGCCTGAAGCACCGGCTGGCGCGCTCGCTGTTCCTCTACGGGCTGTGCAACGGTTGGATTCAGGAAGGGACGACTATCATTGAATCCTCTTCGGGGTCAACGGCGGTTTCTGAAGCCTATTTCGCCCGCCTGCTGGGCCTGCCGTTTATTGCGGTTATGCCCGCCTGCACCGCGAAACGTAAAATCGAACAGATTGAGTTTTACGGCGGCCGCTGCCACTTCGTGAACAGCGCCTGCGAAATCTACGCCGCGTCGGAAACGCTGGCGCGCGAGCTGAACGGCCATTATATGGATCAGTTTACCTACGCCGAACGCGCAACCGACTGGCGCGGTAACAACAACATCGCCGACAGCATCTTCCGCCAGATGTCCCATGAACCTCACCCGGTGCCGTCCTGGGTGGTGATGAGCGCCGGTACCGGCGGGACTTCTGCCACCATCGGTCGCTATATTCGCTGCCAGGGCTATGAAACGCAGCTGATGGTGGTCGATCCGGAAAATTCGGTGTTCCTCGACTACTGGCAAAACCGGGACGCCAGCCTGCGCGGCAGCATCGGCAGTAAAATTGAGGGGATCGGCCGCCCGCGCGTGGAACCGTCCTTTATTCCCGACGTGGTCGATAACATGCTGCGAGTGCCGGATGCCGCCAGCGTTGCCACCGCACACTGGCTGGAAACTCAGCTAGGCCGCAAGGTCGGAGCTTCAACCGGCACCAATATGTGGGGCGCATTACAGCTGGCCGCGCAGATGCGCACCGAAGGGAAAAGCGGTTCAATCGTCACGCTGCTGTGCGACAGCGGCGAGCGCTATCTCGACACCTATTACAACGCGCAATGGGTAGCGAACAATATTGGTGATACAACGCCGTGGCGCCGTGAGATTGAGCAACTGCTTGGCCAATAA